The following proteins are co-located in the Undibacter mobilis genome:
- a CDS encoding PhoX family protein: protein MSDTMQTRAQAFEDAENAGSNPSDNASIGDLIAARYHRRDILKGALGVAAIAATVSPLALAASQKAHAAVTGFKFDEVAAGVDERHHVAAGYDADILIRWGDAVTPGAPAFDPAQQSASAQKQQFGYNNDYIGYLPMPGAANPSAHGLLVVNHEYTNEELMFSGIGEQDTKEAAFAKMTKDLVDIEKAAHGGAVIEIRRDNGKWSVVPNSKYARRIDADTVMEITGPAAGSERLKTKADPSGRRVLGMLNNCAGGVTPWGTWLSCEENFNGYFWGKLADNDPQATAFKRYGVPSNWYAWGKFEDRFDVNKEPNEANRFGWVVEIDPFDPNSTPKKRTAMGRFKHEGAAGILNKDNRYVVYQGDDERFDYVYKFVTAGRFDPANAAANRDLLDAGTLFVAKYNADGSGEWMPLTFGQGPLTAANGFKDQADVLIETRRASDLLGATKMDRPEDAEVNPVTQKVYVMLTNNTRRKPDQVDAANPRADNKFGHVIEMTPVDGDHAATKFTWEILLKCGDPSVAEVGATFSSATTKDGWFGMPDNCAVDADGRLWISTDGNSDKATGRADGLWAIETAGEARATSKLFFRCPAGAEMCGPMFTPDVETLFLAVQHPGDDGPQWKAFGRASTFDDPSTRWPDFKPGMPPRPSVVVITRTGGGKIAS from the coding sequence ATGAGCGACACGATGCAGACGCGCGCGCAGGCCTTCGAAGATGCGGAAAATGCAGGCAGTAACCCGAGCGACAACGCCAGCATTGGCGATCTCATCGCCGCGCGTTACCATCGCCGCGACATCCTCAAGGGCGCGCTCGGCGTCGCCGCCATCGCCGCGACCGTCAGCCCGCTCGCGCTCGCCGCGTCGCAGAAGGCGCATGCCGCCGTTACCGGCTTCAAGTTCGACGAAGTCGCAGCCGGTGTCGATGAACGTCACCACGTTGCCGCGGGCTACGATGCCGACATTCTGATCCGCTGGGGCGATGCCGTCACGCCCGGTGCGCCGGCCTTCGATCCAGCGCAGCAGAGCGCCTCGGCGCAGAAGCAGCAGTTCGGCTACAACAACGATTACATCGGCTATCTGCCGATGCCCGGCGCCGCCAATCCGTCGGCGCACGGCCTCCTCGTCGTCAATCACGAATACACCAACGAGGAGCTGATGTTCTCCGGCATCGGCGAGCAGGACACCAAGGAAGCCGCCTTCGCCAAGATGACGAAGGACCTCGTCGACATCGAGAAAGCCGCGCATGGTGGCGCGGTAATCGAGATCAGGCGTGATAACGGCAAATGGTCGGTGGTGCCGAATTCGAAATATGCCCGCCGCATCGACGCCGACACCGTCATGGAAATCACAGGCCCCGCGGCGGGCAGCGAGCGGCTGAAAACCAAGGCGGATCCGAGCGGCCGCCGCGTGCTCGGCATGTTGAACAACTGCGCCGGCGGCGTTACGCCCTGGGGCACATGGCTATCCTGCGAAGAGAACTTCAACGGCTATTTCTGGGGCAAGCTCGCCGACAACGATCCGCAGGCCACCGCTTTCAAGCGCTACGGCGTGCCCAGCAATTGGTATGCCTGGGGCAAGTTCGAGGACCGCTTCGACGTCAACAAGGAGCCCAACGAAGCCAACCGTTTCGGCTGGGTGGTGGAGATCGATCCGTTCGATCCCAATTCGACGCCGAAGAAGCGCACCGCGATGGGCCGCTTCAAGCATGAAGGCGCTGCCGGCATTCTCAACAAGGACAACCGCTATGTCGTCTATCAGGGCGACGACGAGCGTTTCGACTATGTCTACAAGTTCGTCACCGCAGGCCGCTTCGATCCGGCCAATGCCGCCGCCAATCGCGATCTGCTCGATGCCGGCACCCTATTTGTCGCGAAATACAATGCCGACGGCAGCGGCGAGTGGATGCCGCTCACGTTTGGCCAGGGCCCTCTTACCGCTGCGAACGGTTTCAAGGATCAGGCCGACGTTCTGATCGAAACGCGCCGCGCCTCCGACCTGCTCGGCGCCACCAAGATGGACCGGCCCGAGGATGCCGAAGTCAATCCGGTGACGCAGAAGGTCTACGTCATGCTGACCAACAACACGCGGCGTAAGCCCGATCAGGTCGACGCTGCCAATCCGCGGGCCGACAACAAGTTCGGTCACGTCATTGAAATGACGCCGGTCGACGGCGATCACGCCGCAACGAAATTCACCTGGGAGATATTGCTCAAGTGTGGCGATCCGTCGGTCGCCGAAGTCGGCGCCACGTTTTCCTCCGCCACCACCAAAGACGGCTGGTTCGGCATGCCGGACAACTGCGCGGTCGACGCCGACGGTAGGCTTTGGATCTCGACGGACGGCAATTCCGACAAGGCGACCGGCCGTGCCGACGGCCTGTGGGCAATCGAAACCGCAGGTGAAGCCCGCGCGACCTCGAAACTGTTCTTCCGCTGCCCAGCCGGCGCCGAGATGTGCGGGCCGATGTTCACGCCCGATGTCGAGACCTTGTTCCTCGCCGTTCAGCACCCTGGTGACGACGGGCCACAGTGGAAAGCTTTCGGCCGCGCCTCGACCTTCGACGATCCCTCGACGCGCTGGCCGGACTTCAAGCCCGGCATGCCACCTCGCCCGTCGGTGGTGGTGATCACGCGCACCGGCGGCGGCAAGATCGCGAGCTGA
- a CDS encoding glutaminase encodes MPQNLSEVVTEIADEMKQRPDRGEVAHYIPELANVDPQHFGIAVVGVDGTVATGGDFDLPFSIQSVSKVFTLTLALGKVGDRLWSRVGREPSGSAFNSIVQLEYEKGIPRNPFINPGAIAVTDLILSGHQPREALGEILRFIRFLADDPAIVIDEKVAASEQRTGFRNAALANYMKSFGVLDNAVEMTLGVYFHQCAIAMSCLQLAKAGLFLAMSGRNPITGHQVIQAERARRINAVMMTCGHYDGSGEFAYRVGLPGKSGVGGGILCIAPGKASIAVWAPGLDAAGNSHLGRVALEALTKRMGWSIFGA; translated from the coding sequence GTGCCCCAAAACCTCAGCGAGGTCGTCACCGAAATCGCCGACGAAATGAAACAGCGTCCCGACCGCGGCGAGGTGGCGCATTACATTCCCGAACTTGCCAATGTCGATCCGCAGCATTTCGGCATCGCCGTGGTCGGCGTCGACGGGACGGTGGCGACCGGCGGTGATTTCGACCTGCCGTTTTCGATCCAGAGCGTGTCGAAGGTGTTCACGCTGACATTGGCGCTCGGCAAGGTCGGCGACCGACTGTGGAGCCGCGTCGGCCGCGAGCCCTCAGGCAGCGCCTTCAACTCGATCGTGCAGCTCGAATACGAGAAGGGAATCCCGCGCAATCCCTTCATCAATCCCGGCGCCATTGCCGTGACCGATCTGATCCTGTCGGGTCATCAGCCCCGCGAGGCGCTCGGCGAAATCCTGCGTTTCATCAGGTTTCTCGCCGATGACCCGGCGATCGTTATCGACGAGAAGGTTGCCGCCTCCGAGCAGCGCACCGGTTTCCGCAACGCCGCGCTGGCCAATTACATGAAGTCCTTCGGCGTGCTCGACAACGCCGTCGAGATGACGCTCGGCGTCTATTTCCACCAATGCGCCATTGCGATGTCGTGCCTCCAGCTCGCCAAAGCCGGGCTGTTTCTGGCGATGTCCGGGCGCAATCCGATCACCGGCCATCAGGTCATCCAGGCCGAGCGGGCACGGCGCATCAACGCCGTGATGATGACCTGCGGGCACTACGATGGCTCGGGGGAATTCGCCTACCGCGTCGGCCTGCCCGGCAAGAGCGGCGTCGGCGGCGGCATTCTGTGCATCGCGCCGGGCAAGGCCTCGATCGCGGTCTGGGCGCCGGGGCTCGATGCCGCCGGCAACTCACATCTAGGCCGCGTGGCGCTGGAAGCGCTCACCAAACGCATGGGCTGGTCGATCTTCGGCGCTTAG
- a CDS encoding DUF2735 domain-containing protein encodes MPTNAPRETARIYQFPVGGRAGLAPRRSPEMARFADMPTISYGSSWYHDEAIREAADKPRKN; translated from the coding sequence ATGCCTACGAACGCTCCGCGCGAGACGGCGAGGATCTACCAGTTTCCCGTGGGTGGCCGCGCCGGTCTGGCGCCCCGCCGCTCACCCGAAATGGCCCGTTTCGCCGATATGCCGACCATCAGCTACGGCAGCAGCTGGTATCACGACGAGGCCATCCGCGAGGCGGCCGACAAGCCGCGCAAGAACTGA
- a CDS encoding glutamine synthetase beta-grasp domain-containing protein has translation MTKYKLEYIWLDGYTPVPNLRGKTQIKEFSSFPTLAELPLWGFDGSSTMQAEGHSSDCVLKPVAVFPDGARKNGVLVMCEVMMPDGVTPHVSNKRATILDDPGAWFGFEQEYFFYKDGRPLGFPEHGYPAPQGPYYTGVGYSNVGSVARKIVEEHLELCLEAGINHEGINAEVAKGQWEFQIFGKGSKTAADQMWVARYLMMRLCESYGIDIEWHCKPLGDTDWNGSGMHANFSTEYMRTVGGKAYFEAMMKAFEKNWKEHIDVYGPDNDKRLTGKHETAPWNKFSYGVADRGASIRVPHSFVKGDLYRGYLEDRRPNSQGDPYQIASQILKTISEVPVSKSAAA, from the coding sequence ATGACAAAGTACAAGCTCGAGTACATCTGGCTCGATGGCTACACGCCGGTCCCGAACCTGCGTGGCAAGACACAGATCAAAGAATTTTCTTCGTTCCCGACGCTGGCCGAGCTGCCGCTCTGGGGCTTCGACGGCTCCTCAACGATGCAGGCCGAAGGCCACTCGTCGGATTGCGTGCTCAAGCCGGTTGCGGTGTTCCCCGATGGCGCCCGCAAAAACGGCGTGCTGGTGATGTGCGAAGTGATGATGCCGGATGGCGTGACGCCGCATGTCTCGAACAAGCGCGCCACCATCCTCGACGACCCCGGCGCCTGGTTCGGCTTCGAGCAGGAATACTTCTTCTACAAGGACGGCCGTCCGCTCGGCTTCCCGGAGCATGGCTATCCCGCGCCGCAGGGCCCCTATTACACCGGCGTCGGCTACTCGAATGTCGGTTCGGTCGCCCGCAAGATCGTCGAGGAGCACCTTGAGCTGTGCCTCGAGGCCGGCATCAACCACGAAGGCATCAACGCCGAAGTGGCCAAGGGCCAGTGGGAATTCCAGATCTTCGGCAAGGGTTCCAAGACCGCGGCCGACCAGATGTGGGTCGCCCGCTACCTGATGATGCGCCTTTGCGAATCCTACGGCATCGACATCGAATGGCACTGCAAGCCGCTCGGCGACACCGACTGGAACGGCTCGGGCATGCACGCCAACTTCTCGACCGAGTACATGCGTACGGTCGGCGGCAAGGCTTATTTCGAAGCCATGATGAAGGCCTTCGAAAAGAACTGGAAAGAGCACATCGACGTTTACGGCCCGGACAACGACAAGCGTCTGACCGGCAAGCACGAGACCGCGCCGTGGAACAAGTTCTCCTATGGCGTGGCCGACCGCGGCGCTTCGATCCGCGTGCCGCACTCCTTCGTGAAGGGCGACCTCTACCGCGGTTACCTCGAAGACCGCCGCCCGAACTCGCAAGGGGACCCCTACCAGATCGCTTCGCAGATCCTGAAGACCATCTCGGAAGTGCCGGTCTCCAAGTCCGCGGCGGCCTAA
- a CDS encoding class I SAM-dependent methyltransferase, with amino-acid sequence MSQPTKPAKAAPKPAATESDWTKLWPSAAPRKSEPLLKALHILTRDSALNADSRRKLTQVLHLTQLLKPAIETMLKESDDPILADLGAGKSYLGFILYDLLIGPAGKGRVIGVETREKLVETSRQLATQSGFGRLDFITAPIAEANLPGGKADMVTALHACDTATDDAIRFALRHEAKWVALVPCCQAEVARLLDGHPGPMRQLWRHPIQRREFGAHLTNVIRGLVLEAHGYKVRVTEFTGLEHTMKNELILAERHQLSNAQARGELNRLIDQIGVKPALLDVMAA; translated from the coding sequence ATGAGCCAGCCGACGAAGCCTGCCAAAGCTGCCCCCAAGCCCGCCGCCACCGAAAGCGACTGGACCAAGCTCTGGCCGAGCGCCGCGCCTAGAAAGTCTGAGCCGCTCCTCAAGGCGCTGCACATTCTGACCCGCGACAGCGCCCTGAACGCGGATTCGCGGCGCAAGCTCACCCAGGTCCTGCACCTCACCCAGCTTCTCAAGCCGGCCATCGAGACGATGCTGAAGGAGAGCGACGATCCGATCCTCGCCGATCTCGGCGCCGGCAAGTCCTATCTCGGCTTCATCCTCTATGACCTCCTCATCGGTCCAGCCGGCAAGGGCCGCGTCATCGGCGTCGAGACCCGGGAAAAGCTGGTCGAGACCTCACGACAGCTTGCCACGCAATCGGGCTTCGGCCGTCTGGATTTCATCACCGCGCCGATTGCCGAAGCCAACCTGCCCGGTGGAAAAGCCGACATGGTCACGGCGCTGCATGCCTGCGACACCGCAACCGACGACGCCATTCGTTTCGCGCTGCGCCACGAAGCCAAATGGGTGGCGCTGGTGCCGTGCTGTCAGGCCGAAGTGGCGCGGCTGCTCGACGGCCACCCAGGACCGATGCGCCAGTTGTGGCGACATCCGATCCAGCGCCGCGAGTTCGGCGCGCACCTCACCAATGTCATTCGCGGTCTGGTGCTCGAGGCGCACGGCTACAAGGTGCGCGTCACCGAATTCACCGGGCTCGAGCACACCATGAAGAACGAACTGATCCTCGCCGAGCGGCATCAGCTCTCGAATGCGCAGGCGCGCGGCGAGCTCAATCGCCTGATCGACCAGATCGGCGTAAAGCCCGCTTTGCTCGATGTGATGGCGGCGTGA
- a CDS encoding class I SAM-dependent methyltransferase, whose protein sequence is MTATGVYGSPPADLAEVAHDAIQFSPLMPGAASLDRLPEGSLEAMTLLAPPGTIERRYALALALRALKNSAPLTALAPNDRGGTRLRKELAAFGLDVQETSKRHHRIVTATKAAGIDGVIAQVIADGGPRFDDEIALWTQPGVFSWDRLDPGTHMLIEHLPALTGRGADFGCGIGILARAVLASDAVTELTLVDIDRRAIECAEHNLDTPRAKFLWADLRDPHPDLANLDFVVMNAPFHDAGQEDKGLAQAFVKRAHESLRKGGVCVMVANRHLPYEAVLKSLFKAVTPVIEDGGYKIYEARK, encoded by the coding sequence ATGACGGCGACTGGTGTCTACGGCTCGCCGCCGGCCGACCTTGCCGAGGTCGCGCACGACGCCATCCAGTTTTCGCCGCTGATGCCCGGCGCCGCGTCGCTGGACCGGCTGCCGGAAGGCTCGCTCGAGGCGATGACCCTGCTCGCTCCACCGGGCACCATCGAGCGCCGCTATGCGTTGGCGCTGGCGCTACGCGCGCTCAAGAATAGCGCGCCGCTGACCGCGCTGGCGCCGAACGATCGGGGCGGCACGCGGCTACGCAAGGAGCTCGCAGCATTCGGGCTCGACGTTCAGGAAACGTCAAAACGTCATCACCGCATTGTCACCGCGACAAAGGCGGCCGGCATTGACGGCGTCATCGCCCAGGTCATCGCCGATGGCGGGCCGCGCTTCGACGACGAGATCGCGCTCTGGACCCAGCCGGGCGTGTTCAGTTGGGACCGGCTCGATCCCGGCACTCACATGCTGATCGAGCACCTGCCGGCGCTGACCGGCCGCGGCGCCGATTTCGGCTGCGGCATCGGCATTCTGGCGCGCGCGGTGCTGGCGTCCGATGCGGTGACCGAGCTGACCTTGGTCGATATCGACCGCCGCGCCATCGAATGCGCCGAACACAATCTCGACACGCCGCGCGCCAAATTTCTCTGGGCCGATTTGCGCGATCCGCATCCCGATCTCGCCAATCTCGACTTCGTCGTGATGAATGCGCCGTTCCACGACGCCGGCCAGGAAGACAAAGGGCTGGCGCAGGCTTTCGTCAAACGCGCGCATGAGAGCCTGCGCAAGGGCGGCGTCTGCGTTATGGTGGCGAACCGCCACCTCCCCTATGAGGCCGTGTTGAAATCGCTGTTCAAGGCGGTGACGCCGGTGATCGAGGACGGCGGCTACAAGATCTACGAGGCGCGCAAATGA
- a CDS encoding pseudouridine synthase, whose protein sequence is MTKPPATLRLDRLLSNLGYGSRREVQDLIEAGYVLLDGEAVIDADEKIAVTPDLPSRMTVEGEPLDPPPGLVLMMNKPVGVTCSHKEQGPLVYSLLPERWRARNPAISTVGRLDKETSGLLLLTDDGVLLHRIISPKANVAKRYDVTLDRPLRGDEKALFAAGTLMLEGEEKPLLPAVFEAASDKRALVTITEGRYHQVRRMFAAIGNHVVALRRDRVGALALPDDLAPGAYRILSEAELMQVFS, encoded by the coding sequence ATGACCAAGCCGCCGGCAACATTGCGGCTCGACCGCCTCTTGTCCAATCTCGGTTACGGCTCGCGCCGCGAGGTGCAGGACCTGATCGAGGCCGGCTATGTCCTGCTCGATGGCGAAGCCGTCATCGACGCCGATGAGAAGATTGCGGTCACGCCTGATCTGCCGTCGCGCATGACCGTCGAGGGCGAGCCGCTCGATCCGCCGCCGGGCCTCGTGCTGATGATGAACAAGCCCGTGGGCGTCACCTGCTCGCACAAGGAACAAGGCCCGCTGGTCTACAGCCTGCTGCCCGAGCGCTGGCGCGCGCGCAATCCCGCGATCTCCACCGTCGGCCGTCTCGACAAGGAAACGTCCGGCCTGTTGCTGCTGACCGATGACGGCGTGCTGCTGCACCGGATCATCTCGCCCAAAGCCAATGTCGCCAAACGCTACGACGTCACGCTCGACCGGCCGCTCCGCGGCGACGAAAAGGCGCTGTTCGCGGCCGGCACCTTGATGCTCGAAGGCGAAGAGAAACCGCTATTGCCGGCGGTGTTCGAAGCGGCGTCCGACAAGCGCGCCCTCGTCACCATCACTGAAGGTCGTTATCATCAGGTGCGGCGTATGTTCGCGGCGATCGGCAATCACGTCGTCGCCTTGCGGCGCGACCGCGTCGGTGCGCTGGCCCTGCCCGACGATCTCGCGCCCGGCGCATACCGAATCCTCAGCGAAGCAGAATTGATGCAGGTGTTCTCGTAG
- a CDS encoding GGDEF domain-containing protein, with the protein MHHTVVLDFPTLIFATVCLAVFLGVFLIANWVKQRDIGALAWWGSAYLIGAAAIMLWGAPDQFIKVPSVLAEAMIFVACGMFWNGLRLFYGRRMWPLVSFAGAIAWVLSSPLHDMEDGSPQRVAFGVLIVAIYTFGMAFELSRERRRSLYSRTATIAVPLLHASIFLLPLALRYFFPDAFATRWQAVFAVEALIYTVGTAFIVLLMVKDRHVHFYRKIATTDHLTGLLNRGAFLEAATSMHASQSSRGEPVTLLMFDLDRFKSINDRFGHAVGDSALKVFAKVLQESTRATDVVGRLGGEEFVAMVPEAAEDACIVAERLRVNFQAAGVTIDNIAIGATVSTGLATTYKAETTLDSLLLRADEALYRAKNGGRNRYICADEEPGSEPARARWAARARPEAVKSKWAGRRPKAAPAAAG; encoded by the coding sequence ATGCACCACACGGTCGTTCTCGATTTTCCGACACTCATCTTCGCCACGGTCTGCCTGGCGGTTTTTCTCGGGGTGTTCCTCATCGCCAACTGGGTCAAGCAGCGCGACATCGGCGCGCTGGCCTGGTGGGGGTCGGCCTATCTGATCGGCGCCGCCGCAATCATGCTGTGGGGCGCACCGGATCAATTCATCAAGGTGCCGTCGGTCCTGGCCGAGGCCATGATCTTCGTGGCCTGCGGCATGTTCTGGAACGGCTTGCGCCTGTTCTATGGCCGCCGGATGTGGCCGCTGGTGTCCTTCGCGGGCGCTATCGCCTGGGTTCTGAGCAGCCCGCTGCACGACATGGAAGACGGCAGCCCGCAGCGGGTGGCGTTCGGCGTCCTCATCGTCGCCATCTACACGTTCGGCATGGCGTTCGAATTGTCGCGCGAGCGCCGCCGCTCGCTGTACTCACGCACGGCGACGATCGCGGTGCCGCTTCTGCATGCCAGCATCTTTCTATTGCCATTGGCGCTGCGCTATTTCTTTCCGGACGCTTTCGCGACGCGCTGGCAGGCCGTGTTTGCGGTCGAAGCCCTGATCTATACCGTCGGCACGGCCTTCATCGTGCTGCTGATGGTGAAAGACCGCCACGTCCATTTCTACCGCAAGATCGCCACCACCGATCATCTGACCGGGCTCCTCAATCGCGGTGCCTTTCTGGAGGCGGCGACGTCGATGCATGCAAGCCAGAGCTCGCGCGGCGAGCCGGTGACACTGCTGATGTTCGATCTCGACCGGTTCAAGTCGATCAATGACCGCTTCGGCCATGCGGTTGGCGACAGCGCGCTCAAGGTCTTCGCCAAAGTGTTGCAGGAATCGACGCGCGCCACCGATGTCGTCGGCCGGCTCGGCGGCGAGGAATTCGTCGCCATGGTGCCGGAAGCGGCGGAAGACGCCTGCATCGTTGCCGAACGCCTGCGCGTGAACTTCCAGGCCGCCGGCGTGACGATCGACAACATCGCCATTGGCGCGACGGTCAGCACCGGGCTGGCGACCACCTACAAGGCCGAGACGACCCTCGACTCGCTGCTGCTGCGCGCCGACGAGGCGCTGTACCGGGCCAAGAACGGCGGCCGCAATCGCTACATCTGCGCCGATGAAGAGCCGGGCAGCGAGCCTGCGCGTGCCCGCTGGGCGGCGCGCGCCAGGCCAGAGGCGGTCAAGAGCAAATGGGCCGGCCGTCGTCCCAAAGCTGCGCCCGCTGCGGCGGGGTAG
- a CDS encoding GGDEF domain-containing protein — translation MRLDIPTLAIVTVFVTALLGALLVFAGLQNRAVRALMTWGGAFVLCALGVALVAMRGMVPDWLSIQFANVVVLVGIGLVWVGARQFDGRPARVAMVAVAPLLWLAACAVPDIRFDINLRTVTVSILSALIALAAAYEVWRGRSEPLLSRWPAAITLFVYGAVMLMRVPVTLLVPQPAGEYQFTASALYPLLSFATLLFSVVVAFLLLNMTKERTELRHLTASMVDPLTGVSNRRAFLTGAERLAAQPRADGVALAVMLFDLDHFKAINDRLGHAAGDAVLVSFAAAATRALGPEALFGRIGGEEFGAVMRVAGLGEALAIGEQVRLAFAAAGQAAEIVPTVSVGVAIENDTTKTLEALMAAADRALYRAKAKGRNRVAGAADGVSVMPAESGERRTWRQMPATA, via the coding sequence ATGCGGCTGGATATTCCGACTTTGGCGATTGTGACGGTCTTCGTCACGGCGCTGCTTGGCGCTTTGCTCGTCTTTGCGGGATTGCAGAACCGCGCGGTGCGCGCTCTCATGACGTGGGGCGGGGCCTTCGTGCTGTGCGCGCTCGGCGTGGCGCTGGTCGCCATGCGCGGTATGGTGCCCGATTGGCTGTCAATCCAGTTCGCGAATGTGGTGGTGCTGGTCGGTATCGGGCTGGTCTGGGTTGGCGCGCGCCAGTTCGACGGCCGTCCGGCGCGCGTGGCAATGGTCGCCGTGGCGCCGCTGCTCTGGCTCGCGGCCTGCGCCGTTCCCGACATCCGCTTCGACATCAATTTGCGAACCGTGACGGTGTCGATCCTGTCGGCGCTCATCGCTTTAGCCGCTGCCTACGAGGTCTGGCGTGGCCGCTCCGAGCCGCTGCTGTCGCGGTGGCCGGCGGCCATCACCCTGTTTGTGTACGGCGCCGTGATGCTCATGCGCGTGCCGGTCACGCTGTTGGTGCCGCAGCCGGCCGGTGAATATCAATTCACGGCCAGCGCGCTCTATCCGTTGTTGTCCTTCGCCACGCTGTTGTTTTCGGTGGTCGTGGCTTTTCTGCTGCTCAACATGACCAAGGAACGCACCGAGCTGCGCCACCTGACTGCCTCGATGGTCGATCCTCTGACCGGCGTGTCCAACCGCCGCGCCTTCCTCACCGGCGCCGAGCGGCTGGCCGCGCAGCCGCGGGCTGACGGTGTCGCCCTGGCCGTGATGCTGTTCGACCTCGATCACTTCAAGGCCATCAACGACCGGCTCGGTCACGCTGCCGGCGACGCGGTGCTCGTGAGCTTTGCCGCGGCGGCGACCCGCGCGCTGGGCCCGGAGGCCTTGTTCGGCCGCATCGGCGGCGAGGAGTTCGGTGCCGTGATGCGCGTTGCGGGTCTCGGCGAAGCCCTTGCCATTGGCGAACAGGTGCGTCTGGCATTCGCCGCAGCCGGGCAGGCGGCCGAGATCGTGCCGACAGTCAGTGTCGGTGTGGCAATCGAGAACGACACGACCAAGACGCTCGAGGCACTGATGGCAGCTGCCGACCGCGCCCTTTATCGTGCCAAGGCCAAGGGCCGGAATCGCGTGGCGGGTGCGGCGGACGGCGTCAGCGTGATGCCGGCCGAGAGCGGCGAGCGGCGCACCTGGCGCCAGATGCCGGCGACCGCTTAA
- the rpsI gene encoding 30S ribosomal protein S9, with product MAETVQSMEGLSQLKAAAPDAPRYEKKVDKQGRAYATGKRKNAVARVWIKPGSGKITVNTRTIEVFFARPVLRMMINQPLVAANRATQFDVVCTVSGGGLSGQAGAVRHGIAKALTYFEPDLRSILKRGGFLTRDSRVVERKKYGKAKARRSFQFSKR from the coding sequence TGTCGCAGCTCAAGGCCGCCGCGCCCGACGCTCCTCGTTATGAGAAGAAGGTCGACAAGCAGGGCCGCGCCTATGCCACCGGCAAGCGCAAGAACGCCGTCGCCCGCGTCTGGATCAAGCCGGGTTCCGGCAAGATCACCGTCAACACCCGCACGATCGAAGTGTTCTTCGCCCGTCCGGTGCTGCGCATGATGATCAACCAGCCGCTGGTCGCCGCCAACCGCGCGACTCAGTTCGACGTGGTCTGCACCGTGTCGGGTGGCGGTCTGTCGGGCCAGGCCGGTGCCGTGCGTCACGGTATCGCCAAGGCGCTGACCTACTTCGAACCGGATCTCCGCTCGATCCTTAAGCGCGGTGGGTTCCTAACCCGCGACAGCCGCGTGGTCGAGCGCAAGAAGTACGGCAAGGCCAAGGCCCGTCGTTCGTTCCAGTTCTCGAAGCGCTAA